Proteins from a genomic interval of Nerophis lumbriciformis linkage group LG01, RoL_Nlum_v2.1, whole genome shotgun sequence:
- the bcas1 gene encoding breast carcinoma-amplified sequence 1 isoform X1: MGNEHSKKKEPSKEQTHPRSENGGVHGLAVNTTSSGVDINVNSETPTQPNGKPAAIDPAVEPPQEPDFAVIVSADEPVEVAPERPREEDEQPQDKKVHLFDKLFKKKADLEAKVDADIVHEEEKTKNDETDLSLPDANTQLESNLSGEKADAIFEPIEESDCPHHKAESSTQTDGINGADDWTPTGDEGKPTLTTNLVVATDPSKEPSDYDIIIAEEAVEEGIQEQLLDNKAPGLLTKKITVENISNEFRAKKQVVMDDVEAQNPEKTDPEVTTKCILSKSITDMAEEVKVEGFQDGESSDDMQLTEMEHDVVMRDIRNECDISVMETISEEEEHGILEPAEPTVNEEAIIIAQSDIVLEEPLEICDTYEEELSTIDEVPEDHFDEVVSEMNSTDDCPVGGKRTTEEIQVEKIGAFPQNPECPEPSTHSHLEVIHSKKSRAVQELSSECEVLKAPVEALVDVPCSESLHRYPAIPAEETTIPAKHEECKQEEVLGSVDEDAPNQEFSAECESTEISEGIVEGPECYGLVNGNVTVLEPPVEEIVIPVGDDTHYKDCTQNESNTTIQVSVSESPGENSTVGEVSESCKAQISEDNPATSEKPEEEKVRPCDDKGVDAIETIVETLSENLAVCESMTKENCGVQAEPPTEKELGSESFVQDNPAEENINQSEEAQFLGSPLAPQSTVLKTNTVLEEPNKCDNCLAASECLRVVIEGVLGKNTTDKTTEAESSEMRPTEGSSDQSKDHQEHMEALLVGLQSSCTSVVEESSYKLENFEISSLGCKITVVIQVSPLEGRQ, from the exons ATGGGGAACGAACACTCTAAGAAGAAGGAGCCGAGCAAG GAGCAAACTCATCCTCGTAGTGAAAACGGAGGAGTCCACGGCCTGGCGGTGAACACCACGTCCAGTGGAGTGGACATTAATG TTAACAGTGAGACTCCAACCCAACCAAACGGCAAACCTGCGGCAATAGATCCTGCCGTGGAACCCCCGCAGGAACCTGACTTTGCGGTGATCGTATCGGCCGATGAACCTGTCGAAGTTGCTCCTGAACGACCGAGGGAAGAGGATGAGCAACCCCAGGACAAAAAAGTGCATCTTTTCGATAAACTATTCAAAAAGAAAGCAGACCTGGAAGCAAAGGTCGACGCCGATATTGTtcatgaagaagaaaaaacaaagaACGATGAGACTGATCTAAGTCTTCCTGACGCCAATACACAGCTG GAATCCAATTTGAGCGGAGAAAAAGCTGATGCCATATTTGAGCCGATAGAGGAGTCGGACTGTCCGCATCACAAAGCAGAATCATCAACTCAAACGGACGGAATAAACGGAGCGGATGATTGGACGCCAACAGGAGATGAAGGGAAACCAACATTGACTACTAACTTGGTAGTAGCGACAGACCCAAGCAAAGAACCGAGTGACTACGATATCATCATTGCAGAGGAGGCGGTTGAAGAGGGCATTCAGGAGCAATTGTTGGACAACAAGGCGCCAGGACTCCTGACCAAAAAAATCACAGTGGAGAACATTTCTAATGAGTTCAGAGCCAAGAAGCAGGTGGTGATGGATGATGTTGAAGCCCAGAATCCTGAGAAAACAGATCCAGAAGTTACAACAAAATGTATCCTTTCAAAATCCATCACAGACATGGCTGAGGAGGTCAAAGTGGAAGGTTTTCAAGATGGAGAATCATCAGATGATATGCAGCTGACTGAGATGGAGCACGATGTTGTCATGCGTGACATCAGGAATGAATGTGACATCTCAGTGATGGAGACTATCTCAGAAGAGGAGGAACATGGCATCCTGGAGCCAGCAGAGCCAACAGTCAATGAGGAGGCTATCATAATTGCTCAAAGCGATATCGTGCTTGAAGAACCTTTGGAAATATGCGATACATATGAAGAAGAGCTGTCCACAATTGATGAAGTTCCTGAGGATCATTTTGATGAAGTAGTGTCTGAAATGAATAGCACAGATGACTGTCCTGTAGGTGGAAAGAGAACTACAGAGGAGATACAAGTGGAAAAAATTGGTGCCTTTCCTCAGAACCCTGAATGTCCAGAACCCAGCACTCATAGTCACCTGGAGGTTATCCACTCTAAAAAAAGCAGGGCTGTTCAAGAATTGTCTTCTGAATGTGAAGTCCTCAAAGCGCCTGTTGAAGCTCTGGTAGATGTTCCATGTTCTGAATCACTTCACAGATACCCTGCAATCCCTGCCGAGGAGACCACCATCCCTGCAAAACATGAGGAATGTAAACAGGAGGAAGTCTTAGGAAGTGTGGATGAAGATGCACCTAACCAAGAATTCTCTGCAGAATGTGAATCAACAGAAATATCAGAAGGTATTGTGGAAGGACCTGAATGTTACGGACTAGTCAATGGGAATGTAACAGTCCTAGAGCCACCTGTGGAAGAGATTGTCATTCCAGTTGGAGATGACACCCACTATAAGGATTGTACACAGAATGAATCAAATACCACTATCCAAGTGTCAGTTTCAGAATCTCCTGGTGAAAATTCTACAGTAGGGGAAGTCTCTGAATCATGTAAGGCTCAGATTTCTGAAGACAACCCTGCAACATCCGAAAAACCCGAAgaggaaaaggtgaggccttgtgATGATAAAGGCGTGGATGCAATTGAGACTAttgttgaaactctctctgagaaTCTTGCAGTTTGTGAAAGCATGACTAAAGAGAATTGTGGAGTGCAAGCAGAACCACCAACAGAAAAGGAGCTGGGTTCCGAAAGCTTTGTCCAGGACAATCCAGCGGAAGAGAACATTAACCAAAGTGAGGAGGCTCAATTTTTGGGCAGTCCTCTTGCTCCACAATCCACAGTCCTCAAGACAAATACAGTTCTAGAAGAACCAAACAAATGTGATAATTGTTTAGCTGCTTCAGAGTGCCTCAGGGTCGTCATTGAGGGAGTGTTGGGAAAAAACACAACAGACAAAACCACAGAGGCTGAATCAAGTGAGATGAGGCCTACTGAAGGTTCCTCAGACCAAAGTAAAGACCATCAGGAGCACATGGAAGCTTTACTTGTGGGGCTGCAATCTTCATGTACATCAGTTGTTGAAGAATCATCCTACAAACTTGAAAATTTTGAGATATCGTCACTGGGTTGCAAGATTACTGTTGTCATCCAAGTGTCTCCATTAGAAGGGCGGCAGTAA